The following proteins are co-located in the Candidatus Methanogranum gryphiswaldense genome:
- a CDS encoding uroporphyrinogen decarboxylase family protein produces the protein MTEITHAQRALGAINNEKIDRLPTYPIACGVNRKLIGKNGVTYREWASDPKLYAEAFIQGQKRFGFDFAIGLMDLSVMAGDLGAGVKFDEENTPYVNRPIIKSIEDYEKLEVPDVKKGRSRVIIEGTRIIADKLNGKVVTSAFLEGPLLALSQSASAERLFMDMFTDPAPVHKALKVMTEFDSEIVKEIGQTGVNGLCWDYLWGNYSCLGDDEYGEFEGDVYAKRLNQETRDNGMAVAIHNCADLPHLDTQINKFKPAIYSMAYYPDIEGSLTASEVIGSGYADNCLVAGNIDPQLFRRGSVETITKVTKDLCQEVKTALCKRGLNSRYCIASGCEVPPDINTKLENIEAVVKTVEKYGRLD, from the coding sequence ATGACAGAAATAACACATGCACAGAGAGCACTCGGTGCAATCAATAATGAAAAAATCGACAGATTACCAACATATCCAATAGCATGTGGTGTAAATAGGAAGCTTATTGGTAAAAATGGTGTTACATACAGAGAATGGGCCAGCGATCCAAAGCTGTATGCTGAGGCATTTATTCAGGGACAGAAACGTTTCGGATTTGATTTCGCTATTGGTTTGATGGACCTTTCAGTAATGGCTGGAGATCTTGGAGCAGGCGTGAAATTCGATGAGGAGAACACACCTTATGTGAACAGACCGATCATAAAATCTATCGAAGATTATGAGAAACTCGAGGTTCCTGATGTAAAAAAAGGAAGATCCAGAGTGATAATCGAGGGCACAAGGATAATCGCGGACAAGTTGAATGGTAAGGTAGTGACATCTGCATTCCTGGAAGGACCTCTACTTGCATTGTCACAGAGTGCCAGTGCGGAAAGATTATTCATGGATATGTTCACAGATCCTGCACCTGTTCATAAGGCACTCAAAGTAATGACAGAGTTTGATTCAGAGATCGTTAAAGAGATCGGACAGACCGGCGTTAATGGATTATGCTGGGACTATCTCTGGGGTAATTATTCTTGTTTGGGTGACGATGAGTACGGAGAGTTTGAAGGCGATGTATATGCAAAGAGGTTGAACCAGGAGACGAGGGATAATGGAATGGCTGTTGCCATACACAATTGCGCGGACCTTCCACATCTCGATACCCAGATCAATAAGTTCAAGCCTGCGATTTATTCAATGGCCTACTATCCGGATATCGAGGGATCGTTAACTGCTTCAGAGGTTATCGGTTCAGGATATGCGGACAATTGTCTCGTTGCAGGTAATATCGATCCTCAATTATTCCGTAGAGGGTCCGTTGAAACAATAACGAAGGTAACAAAAGATCTATGTCAAGAGGTCAAGACCGCTCTATGCAAACGTGGACTGAATTCCAGGTACTGTATCGCATCTGGTTGTGAGGTACCCCCTGACATAAATACAAAATTGGAAAACATCGAAGCAGTGGTCAAAACTGTGGAAAAATATGGAAGACTCGATTGA
- a CDS encoding hydantoinase/oxoprolinase family protein has translation MSYGLGFDTGGTYTDAVLVNFDTDIIVSKSKALTTREDLSIGIRNAISNFDKKLFKEISIVSLSSTLATNSIVEGKGCRVGLICIDRKPDNLINVDLHTCIKGRHNMSGTETEPLDEKAAEEFLRSIKGKVDGLAITGYLSVRNPEHEKRVKELAQEILDVPVVCGHELSSTLGFNERTVTSVMNSRLIPIIKELIASVNKVLLENDIKAPLMIVKGDGSVMNVDTAAERPIETILSGPAASLIGAKRLTGKEDAIIMDIGGTTTDIGILRNGVPRLEKEGALISGVRTRVMAAEISTSGIGGDSRIVVNGNRVILTPIRVIPLCIAASKWPSITDHLKVVSEKPSRPSPESVEVSNIVQDIEFFVLTKDYSGRSISDNDLKFLEFLKDGPRSLREASEQFGIQPLSFNVVRLEEQRIIQRVGLTPTDLLHAENSYVQYDRAASVLGVAYQAAKLRITSEEFIKKVKGQIIDKLCIELMKKLLIEDVGTEEIDKTAESLISKAVLNGSGPDFACSIVLNKPIIGIGAPVGAYLPDVAKRFHTDLIIPECSEVGNALGAITGGISESLDILIKPLSDGDPEVTPCTVFTKFGKFDFDSYLEGTRFAKEKGEEYVFLAAERSGAEDICISSEFKEKKYSLGTDTMRDIILETQVKITAVGKPKQLRV, from the coding sequence ATGAGTTACGGATTAGGATTTGATACAGGCGGCACATATACGGATGCCGTTCTTGTGAACTTTGATACAGACATAATTGTAAGCAAATCAAAGGCGTTGACAACAAGGGAAGATCTTTCAATCGGAATAAGGAATGCGATATCTAATTTCGATAAGAAACTGTTCAAGGAGATATCAATCGTGTCTCTATCATCAACACTGGCAACAAATTCTATTGTTGAGGGTAAGGGGTGCAGAGTAGGATTGATATGCATAGATCGTAAGCCTGATAATCTTATAAATGTCGATCTTCACACGTGCATCAAGGGAAGACATAACATGTCAGGAACTGAGACTGAACCTTTGGATGAGAAGGCGGCTGAAGAGTTCCTGAGATCGATCAAAGGAAAGGTGGATGGGTTGGCCATCACAGGATATCTCAGTGTCAGGAATCCAGAGCACGAAAAACGTGTAAAGGAACTTGCGCAAGAGATATTAGACGTACCTGTGGTCTGTGGTCATGAACTTTCATCCACTTTAGGGTTCAATGAACGTACAGTTACTTCAGTAATGAATTCGCGTTTGATACCTATAATAAAAGAGTTGATAGCATCAGTCAACAAGGTTCTGCTTGAGAATGATATCAAAGCCCCTTTGATGATAGTTAAAGGGGACGGTTCTGTCATGAATGTGGATACAGCTGCAGAGAGGCCAATAGAGACCATTCTTTCAGGTCCTGCTGCAAGTCTAATAGGTGCAAAAAGGCTCACAGGCAAAGAAGATGCGATAATAATGGACATAGGTGGGACGACCACAGATATAGGCATATTGAGAAACGGCGTGCCCAGACTAGAAAAGGAAGGCGCTCTTATAAGTGGTGTGAGGACACGTGTGATGGCTGCTGAGATATCTACTTCAGGTATCGGAGGGGATAGTCGCATAGTTGTCAATGGTAACAGGGTTATACTTACGCCCATACGTGTAATACCCTTGTGCATAGCAGCTTCCAAATGGCCAAGTATAACCGATCATCTCAAGGTAGTATCAGAGAAGCCATCCCGTCCTTCACCAGAGTCTGTAGAGGTAAGCAACATCGTACAGGATATCGAATTCTTCGTCCTGACAAAGGATTATTCGGGCAGGAGCATATCAGATAATGATCTGAAATTCCTTGAATTCCTTAAGGATGGACCGCGTTCGCTCAGAGAGGCAAGTGAACAATTTGGAATTCAACCTTTATCTTTCAATGTTGTAAGGTTGGAAGAGCAGAGGATAATACAGAGGGTCGGGCTAACACCAACAGATCTGTTGCACGCAGAGAACAGTTATGTCCAGTATGATAGGGCCGCATCTGTTTTGGGTGTTGCATATCAGGCAGCAAAACTAAGGATAACCTCAGAGGAATTCATAAAGAAGGTCAAAGGACAGATAATCGATAAACTCTGCATTGAGCTCATGAAGAAACTGTTGATAGAGGATGTGGGAACAGAAGAGATCGATAAGACCGCAGAATCTTTGATATCAAAAGCAGTTTTGAATGGATCAGGTCCAGATTTTGCATGTTCTATTGTTTTGAACAAACCTATAATCGGCATAGGTGCTCCTGTCGGTGCATATCTGCCCGATGTGGCAAAGAGATTCCATACCGATTTGATAATACCTGAGTGTTCAGAAGTAGGAAATGCATTGGGTGCGATAACCGGTGGGATATCTGAGAGCCTTGACATATTGATCAAACCTCTTTCGGATGGAGACCCTGAGGTGACACCATGCACCGTGTTCACCAAATTTGGTAAATTCGATTTCGATAGTTATTTGGAAGGTACCAGATTTGCAAAGGAAAAAGGAGAGGAATACGTCTTTTTAGCTGCTGAGAGGTCTGGTGCAGAAGATATATGCATATCGTCCGAGTTCAAAGAAAAGAAATATTCTCTTGGTACAGATACAATGAGGGATATAATTTTGGAAACACAGGTCAAGATCACTGCGGTTGGAAAGCCTAAACAATTGAGAGTTTGA
- a CDS encoding Rrf2 family transcriptional regulator, translating to MILDLAEHKDQGFIALKDIAERQEISKKYLEQIVPLLNNSNMLKTNRGYQGGYMLARSPDKYTVWDILSLTEGSMTLVSCLDTPDNTCPRSEYCMTLPVWKGLNKVISDYLKSVTIQDILDQYKNREINVYII from the coding sequence ATGATACTTGACCTAGCCGAACACAAAGATCAAGGATTCATTGCGTTAAAGGATATAGCTGAAAGACAAGAGATATCAAAAAAGTATTTAGAACAGATAGTGCCACTTCTCAATAATTCTAATATGCTAAAGACAAATCGCGGATATCAAGGAGGATATATGCTAGCTAGATCCCCAGATAAATATACGGTCTGGGACATACTTAGTCTTACAGAAGGAAGCATGACCTTGGTATCATGCCTTGATACTCCAGACAACACTTGCCCACGCAGCGAATACTGTATGACCCTACCTGTTTGGAAGGGCTTGAACAAAGTGATCTCCGATTATCTAAAAAGTGTCACAATACAAGATATATTGGATCAATACAAAAACCGTGAAATTAACGTCTACATCATATGA
- a CDS encoding MFS transporter: MHNFAHGIDKKHLLILFVAIFVALIDGMDGSIVNIALPTLAAEMGTDTGTISWVTVSYFMMLAGTILLFGRIANNNAVKTILILGLILFTVSSLFCGLSDSISMILISRILQGTGAAMMSAAMPMMCVRYLPANKLGLALGAMTLGCSIGYATGPALGGFIIDALSWHWVFFINIPIAIIVLPIILLAIPKDAPRIKKHIDLAGALAFLLMIVFGIYALQRFCYEGEFITSMIAAILFAVMIGAFIYLELRRKNPLLNVRVFKNRDFNFVFISFLIVNLVYMGILYLIPFYLEINLNLSSSMSGVYLLIPSIVTLIFVVPFSRKSDFIGRRIFSIISCFLLLLACVFWAIFSPYKEVIPLIIALILMGLTWATCGGAMASRIVEKTVNESREIGSSLMSEAIYIGCAVGTALYAMMFVLYTGSGNTDFKDLPPDTFLDGFVFTLIISIVLCIAALVMSAVVRDNKE; the protein is encoded by the coding sequence ATGCATAATTTTGCTCACGGAATAGATAAAAAACATCTGTTGATACTATTCGTGGCAATATTCGTAGCCCTTATTGACGGAATGGATGGAAGTATCGTAAACATCGCTCTTCCAACCTTAGCGGCTGAAATGGGCACAGATACAGGAACGATATCTTGGGTTACCGTATCGTACTTTATGATGCTGGCGGGAACAATACTTCTTTTCGGAAGAATAGCCAATAATAATGCAGTAAAGACAATATTGATCCTTGGACTCATCTTGTTCACTGTAAGTTCTCTGTTCTGTGGATTATCTGATTCCATCTCAATGATCCTTATCTCAAGGATATTGCAAGGTACAGGTGCAGCAATGATGAGCGCTGCAATGCCGATGATGTGCGTGAGATATCTGCCAGCAAATAAGTTAGGCCTTGCACTCGGCGCCATGACATTAGGTTGCTCGATCGGTTATGCTACTGGACCTGCCCTAGGCGGATTCATAATAGATGCATTGTCCTGGCATTGGGTATTTTTTATTAACATACCAATAGCGATCATCGTGTTGCCAATAATACTATTGGCAATACCAAAAGATGCTCCCAGAATTAAAAAACATATAGATCTGGCAGGAGCCCTGGCCTTCCTTCTCATGATCGTATTCGGAATATATGCACTTCAAAGATTCTGTTACGAAGGGGAATTCATAACATCAATGATAGCGGCAATACTTTTCGCCGTAATGATAGGAGCATTCATTTATCTAGAACTTAGAAGAAAGAATCCTCTTCTTAACGTGCGTGTTTTTAAAAATAGGGATTTCAACTTTGTTTTTATTTCATTCCTTATTGTTAACCTCGTATACATGGGAATATTGTATCTTATACCGTTCTACCTAGAGATCAACTTGAATTTATCTTCATCCATGAGCGGAGTCTACCTGCTAATACCATCGATCGTGACACTGATATTTGTCGTTCCTTTCTCAAGAAAATCTGATTTCATAGGAAGAAGGATATTCAGCATCATTTCTTGTTTTTTATTATTGCTTGCCTGTGTTTTTTGGGCCATATTCTCACCTTACAAAGAGGTGATACCGCTGATCATTGCTTTGATTCTAATGGGGCTTACATGGGCCACATGCGGAGGTGCTATGGCAAGTCGCATTGTTGAAAAAACTGTCAATGAAAGTCGTGAAATAGGATCATCTTTGATGAGCGAGGCCATCTACATCGGATGTGCTGTTGGCACAGCACTTTACGCAATGATGTTCGTGCTCTATACCGGTTCAGGAAATACTGATTTTAAAGACCTTCCACCAGATACATTCCTTGACGGTTTTGTCTTTACACTAATCATATCTATTGTACTCTGTATCGCAGCATTGGTAATGTCTGCAGTAGTAAGAGACAACAAAGAATGA
- the arsM gene encoding arsenite methyltransferase — MNLINAKFFKALGDETRLNIVGYLLKKDYCACNFDKISDKDQTTISRHLKILTEAGIIKNTKHGRNNIYSINDEEMRSLLLKIGIEELDCDCDCIVNDREQFVKESVKERYGKIAVSDVPCGCGNSCCSDSYDPMKLSASVGYSEDELKVLPGSNLGLGCGNPGALGNIKEGHIVLDLGSGAGMDAFLAARRVGNSGKVIGVDFTPEMIKKAERNAKENGITNVEFRYGDIEKLPVDDNSIDIILSNCVINLVPNKLNVFKEAYRVLKDNGKMYISDMVLLEELTEEQRNDKDLITGCVGGAILKNDYLNLIKQAGFHLDNILEDKKISKVQYQGLPVESLKVVANKI; from the coding sequence ATGAACCTAATAAATGCAAAGTTCTTCAAAGCTTTAGGAGACGAAACCAGATTGAATATTGTAGGTTATCTGCTAAAGAAAGATTATTGCGCATGTAATTTTGATAAGATCAGCGATAAGGATCAGACCACCATCTCTAGACATCTTAAGATACTTACAGAAGCAGGTATAATTAAGAACACAAAACATGGCAGGAACAATATTTACAGCATAAATGATGAAGAAATGAGATCCCTCCTTCTAAAGATCGGAATTGAAGAATTGGACTGCGACTGCGATTGTATTGTAAATGACAGAGAACAGTTCGTCAAAGAATCTGTAAAGGAAAGATATGGTAAGATCGCAGTATCAGACGTCCCATGTGGTTGTGGAAACAGCTGCTGTAGCGATTCGTATGATCCCATGAAACTTTCCGCATCCGTAGGATATTCTGAGGATGAGTTAAAGGTCCTACCCGGGTCCAATCTAGGACTAGGATGCGGGAATCCTGGAGCGCTAGGCAATATCAAAGAAGGCCACATTGTCCTTGATCTCGGCAGCGGGGCAGGCATGGATGCATTCCTCGCAGCCCGTCGTGTTGGAAATTCAGGTAAGGTCATTGGTGTTGATTTTACACCAGAGATGATTAAAAAGGCCGAACGTAATGCAAAAGAAAATGGTATTACCAACGTAGAATTCAGATATGGGGATATTGAAAAACTCCCTGTTGATGACAACTCGATCGACATCATACTTAGCAACTGTGTCATAAATCTTGTACCAAATAAACTGAACGTCTTCAAGGAAGCGTACAGGGTCTTGAAAGATAACGGCAAAATGTACATCTCTGACATGGTCCTATTAGAAGAACTCACTGAAGAACAAAGAAACGACAAGGACCTTATCACAGGGTGTGTTGGCGGGGCCATCCTTAAAAATGATTATCTGAACCTGATAAAACAAGCAGGATTCCACCTAGATAACATTTTAGAAGACAAAAAAATAAGTAAGGTACAATATCAAGGTCTCCCAGTAGAAAGCTTGAAGGTCGTTGCCAATAAAATTTAA
- a CDS encoding cysteine synthase family protein — protein MHYYNSMQDMIGHTPLLKLNNMDVPDGVNIFAKLELSNPAGSVKDRVGIYMIKDAEKKGSLKPGYTIIEATAGNTGIGIAFAALNRGYHVIFVVPLKFSMEKQVLMRALGAEIINTPREDGMQGATKKADELRKVHPNSISLEQFNNMSNPLAHYETTGPEIYEDLDGQIDYLVAGAGSGGTYSGVLKYLKEKNKNIKGVLADPVGSTIGGGEHGDYDIEGIGNDFIAKTMDMSLVDQVIKINDEQSFGMCRELARREGVFAGSSSGAAMYAALELARTIHKGNIVVVFPDRGDRYISKNLYI, from the coding sequence ATGCATTATTACAATTCTATGCAGGATATGATAGGGCACACCCCCCTTCTGAAATTAAATAATATGGACGTTCCAGACGGGGTGAACATATTTGCCAAATTGGAGTTATCCAATCCTGCTGGCAGTGTCAAAGATCGTGTAGGAATCTATATGATCAAGGATGCAGAGAAAAAAGGGTCTTTGAAACCAGGATATACAATAATAGAGGCAACAGCTGGGAACACAGGAATAGGTATAGCATTTGCAGCATTGAATCGCGGATATCATGTTATTTTTGTTGTACCTCTTAAGTTCTCAATGGAAAAACAAGTTTTGATGCGTGCCTTGGGTGCAGAGATAATAAATACGCCTCGTGAGGACGGTATGCAAGGAGCGACAAAAAAGGCAGATGAATTAAGGAAAGTACATCCTAATTCTATATCCTTGGAACAATTCAATAACATGAGCAATCCTCTTGCCCATTATGAGACAACAGGTCCAGAAATCTATGAGGATCTTGATGGACAAATAGATTATTTGGTAGCTGGGGCAGGTAGTGGTGGAACCTATTCCGGAGTTCTTAAGTATCTTAAAGAGAAAAATAAGAATATCAAAGGTGTCCTCGCAGATCCTGTCGGTTCTACGATTGGGGGAGGAGAACACGGAGATTATGATATCGAAGGTATTGGAAACGATTTTATTGCAAAAACAATGGATATGTCTTTGGTAGATCAAGTAATAAAGATCAACGATGAACAATCGTTTGGTATGTGCCGTGAACTTGCTAGACGTGAAGGTGTGTTTGCTGGATCTTCTTCAGGTGCAGCAATGTATGCTGCATTGGAACTCGCAAGAACAATTCATAAAGGGAACATTGTTGTAGTATTCCCCGATCGTGGGGATCGTTACATCAGTAAAAATCTTTATATTTGA
- a CDS encoding PLP-dependent aspartate aminotransferase family protein produces MSNHTHIESALIHGGISGDERTGAVNVPIYQTSTYQQQGLGINKGYEYSRTGNPTRDALESLISELENGTAGFAFASGMAAITAVLSLFKSGDRIIISSNVYGGTFRVLDKIFLNFGIKYSIEDTTDLKSLDKKIGPDVKAIFIESPANPLMSITDIKGVSEITKKHGIYTIVDNTFMTPYLQRPLDLGADIVVHSATKYLGGHSDLIAGLVVVNSKELADRIHFIQNATGGILQPFDSFLLIRGIKTLAVRMDRHVENAKAVVEFLRSNDAVEKVFYPGSPDFHGYDINKKQAKNGGAMLSFELKENYDVKKFFSSLELIALAESLGGVESLICHPASMTHASIPYDIRQKVGITEGLIRLSVGIENIGDITSDLQNAIYLSKK; encoded by the coding sequence ATGAGCAACCATACACACATCGAGTCTGCGTTAATTCATGGAGGCATTAGCGGAGATGAGAGAACAGGTGCGGTGAATGTTCCGATATATCAGACATCAACGTATCAACAACAGGGTCTCGGGATCAATAAAGGATATGAGTATTCGAGAACCGGGAACCCTACGAGAGACGCATTAGAATCATTAATATCGGAACTCGAGAACGGTACCGCGGGTTTTGCATTCGCATCAGGCATGGCCGCCATAACTGCGGTTTTAAGTCTATTCAAATCTGGAGACAGGATAATAATATCCAGTAATGTTTACGGTGGGACATTTCGTGTATTGGATAAGATATTCCTTAATTTTGGAATAAAATACTCGATCGAAGATACAACGGACCTCAAATCTTTGGATAAGAAGATAGGTCCTGATGTAAAAGCCATATTCATCGAGAGTCCAGCAAATCCTCTAATGTCAATTACAGACATAAAAGGAGTATCTGAAATAACAAAGAAGCATGGAATATACACAATTGTCGACAATACGTTCATGACACCTTATCTTCAGCGTCCTTTGGATCTCGGAGCAGATATTGTAGTACACAGTGCAACGAAATATCTCGGAGGCCATAGCGATCTAATCGCTGGCCTAGTGGTTGTAAATTCGAAAGAATTGGCAGACCGTATACATTTCATACAGAATGCAACAGGCGGCATACTTCAACCATTCGATTCTTTTCTACTCATAAGAGGGATCAAGACCCTGGCTGTTCGTATGGACCGTCATGTGGAGAATGCAAAGGCAGTTGTGGAATTCCTAAGATCCAATGATGCCGTGGAGAAAGTGTTCTATCCAGGAAGTCCAGATTTTCATGGCTACGATATAAATAAAAAACAGGCCAAGAACGGAGGGGCAATGCTGTCCTTTGAGTTAAAAGAGAATTACGATGTTAAAAAATTCTTCTCTTCACTCGAATTAATCGCACTTGCTGAAAGTCTTGGTGGTGTTGAATCCTTGATCTGCCATCCAGCAAGCATGACCCATGCATCTATCCCATATGACATACGTCAGAAGGTAGGGATAACTGAGGGGTTGATCCGTTTATCTGTTGGAATAGAGAACATTGGAGACATTACTTCTGATCTTCAGAATGCGATATATCTCAGCAAGAAGTGA
- a CDS encoding thioredoxin family protein, with the protein MGLFSRKNEGRCEGHANDDAYVKVLGTGCLKCKQLESNAKEAVKLSGKDFEVGHVTDINEIARYGVMVTPALVIGKDIVSVGKVLSTQEIVELISKGEKK; encoded by the coding sequence ATGGGATTATTCAGTAGAAAGAACGAGGGTAGATGTGAAGGTCATGCAAATGATGATGCCTATGTGAAAGTGCTTGGAACCGGATGTTTGAAATGTAAACAGTTGGAATCCAATGCTAAAGAAGCAGTCAAGCTATCTGGAAAGGATTTTGAGGTCGGCCACGTAACAGACATCAACGAGATAGCTAGATATGGCGTTATGGTCACGCCTGCTCTAGTGATAGGCAAGGATATAGTATCTGTGGGCAAGGTCCTTAGTACACAGGAAATCGTGGAACTGATAAGCAAAGGTGAGAAAAAATGA
- a CDS encoding carboxymuconolactone decarboxylase family protein — protein sequence MTRMLEEFFPEFTEMLDDMDDMYREKRSIDEKTYQFICFALSIKSRSAPCVRKHFKGALEAGATVKELNYILALVMRESAGADDCWTHDVLKDWQDLIAGNVKCGCIK from the coding sequence ATGACAAGAATGTTGGAGGAGTTCTTTCCTGAATTCACAGAGATGTTGGACGATATGGATGATATGTATCGTGAAAAAAGATCTATTGACGAAAAAACTTACCAGTTCATATGTTTTGCATTGTCCATAAAGTCCAGGAGCGCACCATGTGTGAGAAAGCATTTCAAGGGTGCCTTAGAAGCAGGAGCTACAGTCAAGGAATTGAATTACATATTGGCATTGGTGATGCGTGAATCAGCGGGTGCTGATGACTGTTGGACACATGACGTCCTTAAAGATTGGCAAGATCTCATCGCTGGGAATGTCAAATGCGGTTGTATCAAATGA
- a CDS encoding cobalamin-dependent protein (Presence of a B(12) (cobalamin)-binding domain implies dependence on cobalamin itself, in one of its several forms, or in some unusual lineages, dependence on a cobalamin-like analog.): MSKEKIIGELTDSVVELNWVRSKAAAERALEEEIDPVEAINDGLVRGMSIVSELFAAHKLFLPQILAAAKSMYAGLDVLLPAIPVEDRVSRKTCITAVVEGDVHDIGKNIVKAMLTAGGYYVTDLGKDVPSELIADEAKRLGINVIALSTIMTPTLDYMGVTVDALKENGYRSKCKVTIGGPPTSNSFAEEIGADHRDINAQDCVSWLKRVQQ, from the coding sequence ATGTCAAAGGAAAAAATAATTGGAGAATTGACTGATTCCGTTGTGGAATTGAATTGGGTCCGTTCCAAAGCTGCGGCTGAGAGAGCACTTGAAGAGGAAATAGATCCAGTTGAAGCCATAAATGATGGATTGGTAAGAGGAATGTCAATTGTGAGCGAATTATTCGCGGCTCATAAATTGTTCCTTCCTCAGATATTAGCTGCGGCTAAGAGCATGTATGCTGGACTCGATGTCCTTCTTCCTGCTATTCCAGTGGAAGATCGTGTCAGCAGAAAAACATGCATAACCGCGGTCGTAGAGGGAGATGTTCATGATATCGGTAAAAACATTGTTAAAGCAATGTTGACAGCTGGCGGTTATTATGTTACCGATCTAGGAAAAGACGTCCCATCAGAATTGATCGCTGATGAAGCAAAGAGGCTTGGAATAAATGTGATCGCTCTTAGTACTATCATGACCCCTACATTGGATTACATGGGTGTGACAGTGGACGCATTGAAAGAGAACGGATATCGTAGTAAATGTAAGGTCACTATCGGAGGGCCTCCGACATCGAATTCGTTTGCGGAAGAGATAGGTGCAGACCACAGAGACATCAACGCACAAGATTGTGTATCTTGGTTAAAGAGGGTTCAGCAATGA
- a CDS encoding permease has product MALNILFDALNSGLEYVISYLAEHVITCLIPAFFIAGAIAALIKKDSVIKYLGPKVSKYKSYSVASVSGTLLAVCSCTILPLFAGIYKKGAGLGPAITFLFAGPAINVLAIIYTAQVLGFNIGVARAVAAISLSIVVGLIMAFLFKKSEKEKEESIGPDPFSVSDESVPRPKWVIPIFFALLVGILIFGASSLDWMIKLPIVYIFTILIAVILIYYFTRDQVTEWGTETWMLTKKIFPILIIGTFIVGVFAYFVPPETFAPYLGSNSLGSTFLASLIGAVIYMPTLMEVPIIGGVFGYTTGAMASGPALALLLSGPTTSLPSIAVLYKIIGLKKTLTYWILVVIMATIAGMIYGAIT; this is encoded by the coding sequence ATGGCCCTAAATATTCTCTTTGATGCCCTGAACAGCGGATTGGAATACGTGATAAGCTATCTAGCTGAACATGTGATCACATGTCTGATCCCAGCATTCTTTATTGCCGGAGCCATCGCTGCATTAATCAAAAAAGACTCAGTGATAAAATATCTTGGACCTAAAGTATCAAAATACAAATCCTATTCTGTAGCATCTGTTTCAGGTACTCTATTGGCAGTGTGCAGTTGTACGATACTACCGCTCTTTGCTGGCATATATAAAAAAGGTGCAGGTTTAGGGCCTGCGATCACTTTCCTATTTGCTGGCCCAGCCATAAATGTATTGGCCATCATCTACACCGCACAGGTACTAGGTTTTAATATCGGAGTGGCCAGAGCTGTAGCTGCCATTTCTCTATCCATAGTGGTTGGACTTATAATGGCGTTCCTTTTCAAAAAAAGCGAAAAGGAAAAAGAAGAAAGTATAGGGCCAGATCCATTCTCGGTTTCAGACGAATCTGTACCAAGACCTAAATGGGTGATACCAATATTCTTTGCGTTACTTGTAGGCATATTGATCTTTGGAGCGTCGTCCTTGGATTGGATGATCAAACTACCGATCGTATACATATTCACGATATTGATAGCTGTGATATTGATCTATTATTTCACAAGAGACCAGGTCACAGAATGGGGAACAGAAACATGGATGCTCACAAAGAAGATATTCCCCATATTGATAATTGGAACATTTATTGTTGGAGTGTTTGCTTATTTTGTTCCTCCGGAAACATTTGCCCCTTATCTCGGTAGCAACAGTTTAGGCTCCACTTTCCTTGCCTCTTTGATAGGCGCCGTAATTTACATGCCGACCTTGATGGAGGTCCCGATAATCGGGGGTGTTTTCGGATACACAACCGGTGCCATGGCTAGTGGACCGGCGTTGGCACTTTTGCTCAGCGGACCGACAACCAGTCTGCCATCAATAGCCGTATTGTACAAAATAATAGGACTGAAAAAAACCCTTACTTACTGGATACTCGTGGTCATCATGGCTACCATTGCAGGAATGATATATGGGGCCATAACATAA